Part of the Pseudomonas sp. P8_241 genome is shown below.
ACCGTGAAATCAAGCTGGCCGATGAGTTGATCCGGCAGGCCGACCTGTCGCTGCGCCTTACCGGCAGCGATGGCCAACGCTGGTTTGACAGCTCACCGAACCTGCCAGACAAGCTCTCTCAACCGTCCGGTCTTTCGACTATCAAATACGACGGCACCGATTACCGTGTGCTCAATGCGCCCTTGTTTCCCGACAAGCCGGATTCGCCGCAACTGACCCTGTTGCTGGACATCACCCATCACCAGCATTTCCTGCAACGCATGCAGCATCTGATCTGGTTGACGGTGGGTTTATCCGCACTCGCTACCGCCCTATTGGGTGCCTGGGCAGCCCGCAGCGGCTTGCGTCCGTTACGGCGCATGAGTGCAGTCGCCAAGGGCGTGTCTGCGCAATCGCTCGATGCACGCCTGCCGGAGGAAAACATGCCGCCGGAACTCGCGGAAATGGCCCAGCACTTCAACGCCATGCTTGGACGTCTCGACGACTCATTTCAGCGGATGTCGGCGTTTTCCGCCGACATCGCCCATGAACTGCGCACGCCCCTGTCGAACCTGCTGACCCACACCCAGGTCACCCTCACCCGCCCACGCGCCCTTGAGGATTACCGCGAAGCGTTACACAGCAACCTCGAAGAACTGCAATGGATGGCGCAACTGGTCAACGACATGCTGTACCTGGCGAAGTCTGATCACGGATTGTTGATGCCCAAGCGTGAAACGCTGGATCTGGCACAGGAAACGGACCTGCTCCTGGAGTTTTTTGCGCCGCTGGCTGAAGACGCACAGGTGAGACTGAGCCGTGAGGGTGATGCACAGATCGAGGGTGATCGCAGCATGTTGCGGCGGGCGCTTTCGAACTTGCTGGACAATGCGCTGCGGTTTACGCCGGTCAATGGCGAGGTTTGGGTGCGAATCGTCGATCATCCAAAAAGATTGCGCCTGAGCGTTGAAAATACCGGCCAACCGATTTCCGATGATCTATTGCCGCGCCTGTTTGACCGTTTTTACCGGGCTGACCCGGCGCGCCGTGAAGGCAGCAGTGAACATGCGGGATTGGGGCTGGCGATTACGCAGTCCATCATCCGCGCCCATGATGGGCAGATTCGTTGTGAATCGAATCGGGGCTGGACGCGGTTTGTGATTGAGTTACCCAAGAGCGATTGACGCCAACCGTTCCGGCCTCATCGCTAGCAGGCTAGCGATTGCGGTCGACAGGCTTACGAGTATCTGAGCGCGTGAGCCGGCTCGATCTTCGCCGCACGCCAAGCCGGGTAAACAGTCGCCAAAAAGCTCAGAATGAAGCCCGCCGAGCAGATCAACGCCACATCCGCCCCCTGCAACTCAGACGGCAGGTTGCTGACGAAATACACATCGGAACTGAAGATGTGCTGCCCGCTGACCCGTTCGATCCAGCCCACAATCTGACTGACGTTAAGCGCGGCAATCACGCCCAACACACCGCCAATCAAAGTGCCGACGATGCCAATCACCGTGCCCTGCACCATGAAGATCGCCATGATCTGCCGCGGTGTGGCGCCGATGGTGCGCAGGATCGCAATGTCCGCGCCCTTGTCGTTTACCACCATGATCAAGGTCGCAATGATGTTGAACGCCGCTACAGCGACGATCATCAGCAACAGCAGGCCGATCATGGTCTTCTCCATCTTCATTGCGCTAAACAGGCTGCCCTGGGTGTGGGTCCAGTCATCCGCCTTGTAGGCTGCACCCAAACCTGTGGCGATATCGCTGGATACTTGCGGCGCGGCGTACAGATCCTTCACCGCCAAACGCACGCTCTGCACCTGATTCGGTTCCCAGTGCTGCATCTGTGCGGCGTCGGCAACGTGGATCAACGCCATCGAACCGTCAAGCTCGGCGCCAACCTTGAACACACCGACCACATTAAGCCGCTGCATGCGCGGAGTAATCCCGCCCGGTGCGGTGCTGATTTCCGGAACGATCAGGGTAATTTTGTCGCCGACATTCAAA
Proteins encoded:
- a CDS encoding heavy metal sensor histidine kinase, with translation MRRLSLSSRLALLFAACTAVVSLFAGVLFSRASEAHFVELDQQLLNGKVIDLRRTLRDFQSNDREIKLADELIRQADLSLRLTGSDGQRWFDSSPNLPDKLSQPSGLSTIKYDGTDYRVLNAPLFPDKPDSPQLTLLLDITHHQHFLQRMQHLIWLTVGLSALATALLGAWAARSGLRPLRRMSAVAKGVSAQSLDARLPEENMPPELAEMAQHFNAMLGRLDDSFQRMSAFSADIAHELRTPLSNLLTHTQVTLTRPRALEDYREALHSNLEELQWMAQLVNDMLYLAKSDHGLLMPKRETLDLAQETDLLLEFFAPLAEDAQVRLSREGDAQIEGDRSMLRRALSNLLDNALRFTPVNGEVWVRIVDHPKRLRLSVENTGQPISDDLLPRLFDRFYRADPARREGSSEHAGLGLAITQSIIRAHDGQIRCESNRGWTRFVIELPKSD
- a CDS encoding lipoprotein-releasing ABC transporter permease subunit, producing the protein MFRPLSIFIGTRYTRAKRRNRFVSFISMTSMIGLALGVLAMIVVLSVMNGFQREMSSRILGMVPHATIVGVNPIDDWKPVAAAAMKNPEVTAAVPFTEMEGMLSYKGTMQPIQVSGVDPALEGQVSIVAKHIVQGRLDALKPGEFGVVIGEITARRFRLNVGDKITLIVPEISTAPGGITPRMQRLNVVGVFKVGAELDGSMALIHVADAAQMQHWEPNQVQSVRLAVKDLYAAPQVSSDIATGLGAAYKADDWTHTQGSLFSAMKMEKTMIGLLLLMIVAVAAFNIIATLIMVVNDKGADIAILRTIGATPRQIMAIFMVQGTVIGIVGTLIGGVLGVIAALNVSQIVGWIERVSGQHIFSSDVYFVSNLPSELQGADVALICSAGFILSFLATVYPAWRAAKIEPAHALRYS